From Strongyloides ratti genome assembly S_ratti_ED321, scaffold srae_chrx_scaffold0000002:
caaAATTCATCAAAATCTCCTTCACCATATTCAATTTCACAAAATACCTCAACATCACCTTCAACCTCCTCAATTGAAGGTATACCATATCCaaatataattgataaaaataaaaaatttttattaaataaaaatgataaagaaatttttgatgaaaataaagaaatttctCAGGaccatttaaatattaataatatttttgaggttaataaatttgaagaaaataataaatgtgaaaatatttttgaaaatgttCAATTACCAATATTAAAGTCACCACAAATTGTTGCCCGATTACGTTATGAGGAGGCAAATTATTGTAAGATAAATGATAGTAATGATGAAAATTGgaattatatgaaaaaaaaagaagaaattaaaaaaaataatgaaactGATAAATTAGTTGAAAAATTATGTCATGATAAtagattaaataaaagaaaaaataataagaataatcatcattatgttaatttttcaactttaaatgaatatcaaaatgttattaataataaatttattttagaagaTGATAGTAGTTCATTATCAAGTGATATTTCTGATAGTCGTGATATCTTTTCAAGTGATGATTTATCAGATAGTTCATATACAGATTGTTCTCAAAAACCACCAATATCACCTAGAAGTAATTTTTCAAGTAATAATAAAGCATATACAAAACGTCATATATTAACAGAAAAAGAACGAATGAAtgaattattaatgaaaagtAGAACATCACAACGTAGTAGTGCTTACAGTAACTATTCATCCGTTATACAAAATTCAACATGTAATCAACAGTCTAGAAAATCtttagataataatatatcatcaAGAAATTCTTCATCTCTTCAATTGAATTATCATTGTCCACCACCAATTTTACaagttaattataatttagaaCATGGATACGTTAATAATTGTAAGTTTaaattcaattattttattaattgataaaattatatttatattacaaaattttctatatattatttataataatagataatataattatatatatatatatatttatataaatatataacttattatttttatagtaaatcAATTTCAAGTTGATAATTATGAAAAGAAATGTATTAATGAATGCCATTCACTTGATAGAGTCAGCtgtattaaaaagaaacaaaGTATCGAAAAAGACAATCAAAATCAGCTGCATTGTATTAATCTTGTTAAAAATGATGTAATTgagaaaaatgataataaaggATATGGGTTAATGGTAATgaattcaataaaaaatagacCTGCTAGTTGTATAAGTAATCGAAAAAATAGTAATGAAGGGAGATATCAAACATTTagtataaatgaaaataaaaatatatattatgataaagaaattataaaaggTCCTCTTAATTGTCATGGaaaatttgaatttaattattataatattcttgATGAAGAATTAGAACAAGCTATTCTTGAATTAGAAcatttacaatttaaaatgGAACCAATGGATTTtagagtaaaaaaaattaaagaacaACTTAAAAGATTACAAGTTTATAATTCTATTgtacaaaaaagaaaaatgatggaaaataatatgaatattaaaCATTCATCACATGAAAGTTTAAATAgtattaaatcaaaaataagtttttcaAGTAAAGAAAGTAATGctataaaatcaaaattatcaGAAATTGCAACTACAAtgaaaaaaacattaaaatcaAATCCAAGTAATCCATTTAAAAAAgcatttaaacaaaaaaaaagtaaattatcaaataaaaaagatggaGTAGAAAGTGATAATACATTTAATGAaacaacaaatttaaaaaataatcttataGAGAAAGATAAACAATTAACTGAAATGAGACTTGAAGCATTAAATAAAGCAAATGAAGTTGAGGAATTAAAagaaacaattaaaaaacttGAATCAGAAAatttaagtttaaaaattcattcaACAATTAATTCTGATAGAAGTAGTAATGGTGATTTTACATTATCATCAAATCATAACTCTTGGAATTCTGGTAATtcaaatagtaataataattcattCTCTTTTAAtggaataaaattttctgaaacagaatatataaaagtatttattgtCAATGATACATCAGGTACCATTCATTGTAATGATGAATAttcaaaaacatttattggttatttaaaaatttcaaaaataggAGCTAATTGGAAGGCATTTGACAATAATATTtgtgaaatttttaaaaaatataataatataatagatagtaaaaatattttaggtCTTCATCATACATCATCAATTCTTGGTTATTCAATTGgactttttaaaagaaatttaaatagtATATCATCACCTAATAATCCATCAACTATATGTACacctgaaaaaaaaattaatatatttttaaaaggtGATAAACAAAAATCTTTAGATTCACTTACATTTAATACATgtataagtaaaaatattcttaaaatatttattgataatattgaaaaaaataaatatattttggtaaatggtgatatatcaattatgaaagataatttaataatacaaatttcaaataaattaaaagaaacttatggaataaattttattattgatgGACATGATTATGATATTTGTagacaaaaattattagaagaaattgataaaatttttaatacaatttcatttaaaaaaaaaacaatactTTCATTATTACATTTAAGAAGTGATGAATTTAATTATCTTTCTggaaaaatatcaaaattaaactgtaaagaaaattgtttaattgTATTATGTTGTCTTGAGGAAGGATTTACTTCAAATAATCAATTtacaaatgataataatgttttttcaacatttaatattgataataatgatgatatattaaaaaatattgttcaAAGAAATATTCTTAATCTCCAAAATCCCGATGACTTTTTAGAGTGTTTAGAAGATGTaacaaaatatgataatttaatatgccaaaatgaaaaagtaattaaatttttggtATTAATTTACAAAGAATTACTTAATTTCTTCTCACATTTACCATCATCAAAAAGTCatagtttattattatataaatttttatgtccCCCATCAAAAGAAGTTCGCAAAATGATATGTTGGTTCTCAAATTTATGGAATGAAAAATTAGTGCCTTATTGTAGGGAGTGTATTTCAAAAGCAAAATATTCACCATTaacattatcattaattgaAGAACCTCTTAATATTGTTGGAAGAGAATGGCCATGGTTAAATAATacttatcaaaaaaatttattaatatcaatttttcaaaatcaaactaatcaaaatttttatactaatgAGATTGATTCAAGTTTTGATCCATTAGCtgcattaataaaaatacaaaattgtaataatgaaagtacaaaaaattttaatgagaTTGATTTTGAtggaaatgataaaaaaatgttgttttaataaattttatcacatatatttttattatattacaaatataattatttgtataatttt
This genomic window contains:
- a CDS encoding Protein sickie; this translates as MQKNRNGSSHSRQMPVSQSTIPQPRIISHAHIVPISSNKNCFNLIKKEIKPVEDNKIHVPTVNIYSNRNVLSKVCISKISDDKIFKKEYKHNNNNVSSSIPSSLPIPKGSKKSNNEVMVQCNDNERKVFKNEITNRMDNVTQNGLKIGIGQLIRPMTSKHQFSIPKNNVITSTVKKEKEEILKPILTTSNKTSKNLSSNGTLNQQQTLIKFSKTSSTLLSTKNNPSGLNNTTKEGTALIKKTIPCNIKKPITKQPTKYLTSLKSPTISTFTLIETKGNYSNNILNRAREELSKTLSCKEKVEKVDDNIKMANKSSTINDSCLKNNKLTLNYDTGNKKRIENKSKDLNIVSFDNENSKLCDKICNENDNKKKENISSTTTNYDEVPNEKGIAFLEEKIIIDNISSNDIIKEEENINEIKLEDNTKCFYINQNSSKSPSPYSISQNTSTSPSTSSIEGIPYPNIIDKNKKFLLNKNDKEIFDENKEISQDHLNINNIFEVNKFEENNKCENIFENVQLPILKSPQIVARLRYEEANYCKINDSNDENWNYMKKKEEIKKNNETDKLVEKLCHDNRLNKRKNNKNNHHYVNFSTLNEYQNVINNKFILEDDSSSLSSDISDSRDIFSSDDLSDSSYTDCSQKPPISPRSNFSSNNKAYTKRHILTEKERMNELLMKSRTSQRSSAYSNYSSVIQNSTCNQQSRKSLDNNISSRNSSSLQLNYHCPPPILQVNYNLEHGYVNNLNQFQVDNYEKKCINECHSLDRVSCIKKKQSIEKDNQNQLHCINLVKNDVIEKNDNKGYGLMVMNSIKNRPASCISNRKNSNEGRYQTFSINENKNIYYDKEIIKGPLNCHGKFEFNYYNILDEELEQAILELEHLQFKMEPMDFRVKKIKEQLKRLQVYNSIVQKRKMMENNMNIKHSSHESLNSIKSKISFSSKESNAIKSKLSEIATTMKKTLKSNPSNPFKKAFKQKKSKLSNKKDGVESDNTFNETTNLKNNLIEKDKQLTEMRLEALNKANEVEELKETIKKLESENLSLKIHSTINSDRSSNGDFTLSSNHNSWNSGNSNSNNNSFSFNGIKFSETEYIKVFIVNDTSGTIHCNDEYSKTFIGYLKISKIGANWKAFDNNICEIFKKYNNIIDSKNILGLHHTSSILGYSIGLFKRNLNSISSPNNPSTICTPEKKINIFLKGDKQKSLDSLTFNTCISKNILKIFIDNIEKNKYILVNGDISIMKDNLIIQISNKLKETYGINFIIDGHDYDICRQKLLEEIDKIFNTISFKKKTILSLLHLRSDEFNYLSGKISKLNCKENCLIVLCCLEEGFTSNNQFTNDNNVFSTFNIDNNDDILKNIVQRNILNLQNPDDFLECLEDVTKYDNLICQNEKVIKFLVLIYKELLNFFSHLPSSKSHSLLLYKFLCPPSKEVRKMICWFSNLWNEKLVPYCRECISKAKYSPLTLSLIEEPLNIVGREWPWLNNTYQKNLLISIFQNQTNQNFYTNEIDSSFDPLAALIKIQNCNNESTKNFNEIDFDGNDKKMLF